In a genomic window of Wyeomyia smithii strain HCP4-BCI-WySm-NY-G18 chromosome 1, ASM2978416v1, whole genome shotgun sequence:
- the LOC129733899 gene encoding CDGSH iron-sulfur domain-containing protein 2 homolog, which translates to METLSSWVKTTLPNYLAGLPIPNSFGGWFRLGFKDWLSLIPPTAALGGLVYMSYLAFCPEARPKPSTKVNRKIRMSEGKVVDMIDIEDIAEKAAFCRCWKSSNWPYCDGSHGAHNKECQDNLGPVVVSRKKN; encoded by the exons ATGGAGACACTGTCAAGTTGGGTGAAAACTACACTGCCTAATTATCTGGCTGGACTTCCCATTCCCAACAGTTTTGGAGGATGGTTTCGGCTCGGAT TTAAAGATTGGCTTTCGTTGATTCCACCGACCGCGGCCCTCGGTGGTTTAGTCTATATGTCTTATTTGGCATTCTGTCCGGAGGCACGTCCGAAACCGAGTACTAAGGTGAACCGGAAAATCCGTATGTCCGAAGGCAAGGTCGTAGACATGATCGACATCGAAGATATTGCAGAGAAAGCCGCTTTTTGTCGCTGCTGGAAGTCGAGCAAT tgGCCCTACTGCGATGGATCGCACGGTGCTCACAATAAGGAATGTCAGGACAATCTTGGACCGGTGGTTGTTTCACGTAAAAAAAATTAG